One region of Seriola aureovittata isolate HTS-2021-v1 ecotype China chromosome 15, ASM2101889v1, whole genome shotgun sequence genomic DNA includes:
- the LOC130183007 gene encoding complement C1q-like protein 2 isoform X2 translates to MKITVCFLLLLLVCSVSTGKPKTNSVRVQQPFPQDLRTVLREMTSSLAVLKVEMTSLQEVNQASAAKLKELEKQEAVVAQQEAEIKMLKQNLKAQQVAFSASLVSEGSQTIGPFNTHTTLIFKHVLTNIGSAYDPNTGMFTAPVRGVYHFEWHIGVHGSTTAAVLVKNTNHIFAASEHQSSHYGSTSQGAELLLEAGDVVFVRLWKSTKGSCLSPDVTYPVRQT, encoded by the exons ATGAAGatcactgtgtgtttcctgctgttgctgctggtcTGCTCCGTCTCCACGGGTAAGCCTAAGACCAACAGCGTCAGAGTCCAACAGCCCTTTCCACAGGACCTCCGCACTGTGCTGAGAGAGATGACCTCCTCCCTGGCCGTACTGAAGGTGGAGATGACGTCCTTACAGGAAGTGAATCAAG CATCTGCAGCGAAGCTGAAAGAGCTGGAGAAGCAGGAGGCTGTGGTGGCGCAGCAGGAGGCTGAGATCAAAATGCTGAAGCAAAATCTGAAAG cccaACAGGTGGCTTTCTCAGCCTCTCTGGTGTCTGAAGGCTCGCAAACCATCGGacccttcaacacacacaccactctgaTCTTCAAACATGTCTTGACAAACATTGGAAGTGCCTACGATCCAAACACAG GTATGTTCACTGCACCGGTGAGAGGAGTTTACCACTTTGAGTGGCACATAGGTGTGCATGGATCCACTACAGCTGCCGTGTTGGTCAAGAACACAAACCACATTTTTGCAGCATCTGAGCATCAGAGCTCTCATTACGGGAGTACTTCTCAAGGTGCTGAGCTGCTTCTGGAGGCTGGAGATGTCGTGTTTGTGCGTTTGTGGAAGTCTACAAAG
- the LOC130183007 gene encoding uncharacterized protein LOC130183007 isoform X4 — MKITVCFLLLLLVCSVSTGKPKTNSVRVQQPFPQDLRTVLREMTSSLAVLKVEMTSLQEVNQASAAKLKELEKQEAVVAQQEAEIKMLKQNLKAQQVAFSASLVSEGSQTIGPFNTHTTLIFKHVLTNIGSAYDPNTDVSHRYVHCTGERSLPL; from the exons ATGAAGatcactgtgtgtttcctgctgttgctgctggtcTGCTCCGTCTCCACGGGTAAGCCTAAGACCAACAGCGTCAGAGTCCAACAGCCCTTTCCACAGGACCTCCGCACTGTGCTGAGAGAGATGACCTCCTCCCTGGCCGTACTGAAGGTGGAGATGACGTCCTTACAGGAAGTGAATCAAG CATCTGCAGCGAAGCTGAAAGAGCTGGAGAAGCAGGAGGCTGTGGTGGCGCAGCAGGAGGCTGAGATCAAAATGCTGAAGCAAAATCTGAAAG cccaACAGGTGGCTTTCTCAGCCTCTCTGGTGTCTGAAGGCTCGCAAACCATCGGacccttcaacacacacaccactctgaTCTTCAAACATGTCTTGACAAACATTGGAAGTGCCTACGATCCAAACACAG ATGTGTCCCACAGGTATGTTCACTGCACCGGTGAGAGGAGTTTACCACTTTGA
- the LOC130183007 gene encoding complement C1q-like protein 2 isoform X3 — MKITVCFLLLLLVCSVSTGKPKTNSVRVQQPFPQDLRTVLREMTSSLAVLKVEMTSLQEVNQASAAKLKELEKQEAVVAQQEAEIKMLKQNLKAQQVAFSASLVSEGSQTIGPFNTHTTLIFKHVLTNIGSAYDPNTGMFTAPVRGVYHFEWHIGVHGSTTAAVLVKNTNHIFAASEHQSSHYGSTSQGAELLLEAGDVVFVRLWKSTKIASQNYGAP, encoded by the exons ATGAAGatcactgtgtgtttcctgctgttgctgctggtcTGCTCCGTCTCCACGGGTAAGCCTAAGACCAACAGCGTCAGAGTCCAACAGCCCTTTCCACAGGACCTCCGCACTGTGCTGAGAGAGATGACCTCCTCCCTGGCCGTACTGAAGGTGGAGATGACGTCCTTACAGGAAGTGAATCAAG CATCTGCAGCGAAGCTGAAAGAGCTGGAGAAGCAGGAGGCTGTGGTGGCGCAGCAGGAGGCTGAGATCAAAATGCTGAAGCAAAATCTGAAAG cccaACAGGTGGCTTTCTCAGCCTCTCTGGTGTCTGAAGGCTCGCAAACCATCGGacccttcaacacacacaccactctgaTCTTCAAACATGTCTTGACAAACATTGGAAGTGCCTACGATCCAAACACAG GTATGTTCACTGCACCGGTGAGAGGAGTTTACCACTTTGAGTGGCACATAGGTGTGCATGGATCCACTACAGCTGCCGTGTTGGTCAAGAACACAAACCACATTTTTGCAGCATCTGAGCATCAGAGCTCTCATTACGGGAGTACTTCTCAAGGTGCTGAGCTGCTTCTGGAGGCTGGAGATGTCGTGTTTGTGCGTTTGTGGAAGTCTACAAAG
- the LOC130183007 gene encoding complement C1q-like protein 2 isoform X1 — translation MKITVCFLLLLLVCSVSTGKPKTNSVRVQQPFPQDLRTVLREMTSSLAVLKVEMTSLQEVNQASAAKLKELEKQEAVVAQQEAEIKMLKQNLKAQQVAFSASLVSEGSQTIGPFNTHTTLIFKHVLTNIGSAYDPNTGMFTAPVRGVYHFEWHIGVHGSTTAAVLVKNTNHIFAASEHQSSHYGSTSQGAELLLEAGDVVFVRLWKSTKVFDNTNRHTTFSGHLLFTM, via the exons ATGAAGatcactgtgtgtttcctgctgttgctgctggtcTGCTCCGTCTCCACGGGTAAGCCTAAGACCAACAGCGTCAGAGTCCAACAGCCCTTTCCACAGGACCTCCGCACTGTGCTGAGAGAGATGACCTCCTCCCTGGCCGTACTGAAGGTGGAGATGACGTCCTTACAGGAAGTGAATCAAG CATCTGCAGCGAAGCTGAAAGAGCTGGAGAAGCAGGAGGCTGTGGTGGCGCAGCAGGAGGCTGAGATCAAAATGCTGAAGCAAAATCTGAAAG cccaACAGGTGGCTTTCTCAGCCTCTCTGGTGTCTGAAGGCTCGCAAACCATCGGacccttcaacacacacaccactctgaTCTTCAAACATGTCTTGACAAACATTGGAAGTGCCTACGATCCAAACACAG GTATGTTCACTGCACCGGTGAGAGGAGTTTACCACTTTGAGTGGCACATAGGTGTGCATGGATCCACTACAGCTGCCGTGTTGGTCAAGAACACAAACCACATTTTTGCAGCATCTGAGCATCAGAGCTCTCATTACGGGAGTACTTCTCAAGGTGCTGAGCTGCTTCTGGAGGCTGGAGATGTCGTGTTTGTGCGTTTGTGGAAGTCTACAAAGGTATTTGACAATACCAATCGCCATACCACCTTCAGTGGTCACCTGCTTTTCACCATGTGA